ATCATTCGGCTACGATACCTCAGACCTGTCTCTGGCCGATATGCTGACCAAAAAAGTCCTGATCAGACAATATCTGGTGGAAACCGATATCCATCCCTTTGTCAAGGGGATTTCCTTTGAGCAGGTTTGGAAAAATCGGGTGGAGCATAAAATCGGCAAGACCACGGCCTGCTTTGCCGGATTAGATGATTTGATACAGATGAAGAAATCAGCCGGCCGGGCCAAAGACAAAGAAGACCTCAAGGTGCTCAAGAAACTAAAGACCAAGCCAATCTAATAATCATACCGCGGGGACACACACCAGCTAAACGCAAGGATAGAAAATACAGTATGCAGTATACAGGATAAAGCAATACCCCCTCACCCCGCAGCAGGATACCTAAACTATCCCTTAGTGGAGCCCCTCCCCTACCCCCTAAAACCGATATTTTACCCCTAAAATAGGGGGGGGGATACCCCCCCCCAGGTATCCCACCCTTACCCCCCGGTTATCCCTTCCCCCCCCCCTACTACATATCCCCCAGTAGGGTATTACATATCCCATAGAGGGGTATTGCATATCCCGTAGAGGAGTATTACACTAGTAATTGCAGGGTATTACACTACGGATTGAGGGGTAATTGATATCCCTCTTGAACGACAGGTTATCCCTAATGGGATAGATATCCGTAAATTTCTCCTTGACATAAGGGCGGGGTGCTGGATTGTGTCGCATAGAGCGTATAGTAAAAATGCGGAGTTCGTAAACTCAAAGTGCGAGTAAAAATCCCCCTCACCCGGCCCTCTCCCTCAAGGGGAGAGGGTTAGGGGGCAGGTATTCTTTGTGCCTTAGTGTCTTTTGAGCGCCATAAGCCCAGTGGGTCGGCACAATCGTCAACACCCACTAAGCGCACCGGGTACATGTTACGTTTAATCCGTATGTGGTCGGCCATATAACCTAACGTAAAGACGGAAGAACCAAGGAACGTAAGGACGAAGTACACAAATTACGTAGATGAACGCTGATGATTCTTTGTGTCTTAGTGGCGAAAGATTATTTCTTGTATTTTCCGACGCACAGGGTGGCATTATGCCCGCCGAAGCCGAAGGAGTTGGACAGGGCCGCGTTGACCTCCATCTTGCGCGACTGGTTGGGCACGTAGTCCAGGTCACAGTCCGGGTCCGGGGTCTCGTAATTGATGGTCGGATGGACGATGTTGTCCCGGATGCTCAGGACCACGGCCAGGAGTTCCACCGCGCCGGAGCCACCCAATAAATGGCCTAACATTGATTTGGTGGAGCTGATGGCCAGTTTCCGGGCGTGCGCGCCGAATAACTTCTTTATCGCCTTGGTCTCAGTCAGGTCGTTGTAAGCGGTCGAGGTGCCGTGGGCGTTGATATATGAAACCTGTTCGGGTTTGAGCCCGGCATCGTCCAAAGCCAGTTTCATGGTCATCATGGCGCCGTCGCCCTCGGGGTCAGGGGCGGTGATGTGATAGCCGTCGTCGTTCATGCCGAAGCCGAGCATCTCGGCGTGGATTCTGGCGCCGCGGGCTTGGGCGTGCTCCAGGGTTTCGAATATGAATACTCCGGACCCTTCACCCATGACGAATCCGTCCCGGTTCTTGTCAAAGGGCCGGGATGCTTTTTCCGGGACGTCGTTGCGGGTGGAGAGCGCTTTTAATGATGCGAATCCGGCCATGCCCAGGCCGGTAATGGCCGCCTCAGAGCCGCCGGTGATAATCATGTCAGCCAGTCCCATCTGGATAATCTTGAAGGCCACGCCGATGGCGTGGTTGGACGAGGCGCAGGCGCTGGCCACGGAGAAATTCGGGCCCTTGAGACCGTAGTGGATGGCCACCTGGCCGGACGCGGAATTCATCATGACCTTAGGGATGGTAAAGGGCGAGACCCGGGACGGCCCCTTTTGGATTAGCCTGGTCTGCTGTTCCCCGAACTCGACAAATCCACCCACCCCGGAGCCGATGATGCAGCCGACCCGGTGCGGGTTTTCCCTGGTAAAATCGACGCCCGCGTCCTTGACGGCCTGGATGGCCGCCACCAGTCCGAACTGGGCGAACCGGTCCAGGCGCTTGGCCTGGGGCACCGGGAAATAATTGTCCGTATTGAAATTCTTGACCTCGCAGGCGAAGTTGACGTCAAAGCCGGTGGTGTCAAAGGCCGTAATCTTGGCCGCGCCGCTTTTGCCGGCCAGCAGCGCCTGCCAGGTCTCCTCGGCCGTATGGCCCAGCGAAGTCACCCCGCCCAGGCCGGTGATAACAACCCTTTGCTTAGATTCGCTCCGCTCAATACAAGTTTGCATTTTACTCCACCCCGTTACAAATCGCACTAAAACAGATAAGGGGTATTCCCCGCTGTAACGCCGGAGAATACCCCTATATAATTTTATACCTTGGTAGCCAGGGCGCCTTCGATGTATTTTACCGCGTCGCCCACGGTCTGGATTTTCTCCGCCTCTTCATCCGGGATGGACAGGCCGAACGATTCTTCCATTTCCATAATCAGTTCCACCTGGTCCAGGGAATCGGCGCCTAAATCGTTGACGAATGACGTTCCGATCGAAACCTTTTCCTTGGCCACGCCCAACTGCTTGCAGATAATCTCCGTTACCTTGTCTTGTATTTCCTGCTTTGTTGGCATCTTCTCTCCTCCTTTTTCAGTTACAATAAGTAGATTCGCCTTGGCTCACTATAAACCGTTAATAACTGGTTTTTACGGGTCAACCCCGTTAGAGATAGGCCATCCCTTCGGGATGGCCGTGTATTACGTATTTTTCTTATAATACAAGTTGTCGCCTGATTTTGTCGTATAATTCCGATTACTAATAGCAATCATCTCTAACGGGGTCAAGGTTTTTGGCAAATTTTATATAAAAACGGGGTTGGCTTGATTATTCAATGACCATCAGGACGGTTTCGGTATCTACGACCTGGCCTTCTTTTACCTTTACTTCCTTGACCGTGCCAGCGGCGGGCGCGGGCATATCCATTTCCATCTTCATGGCTTCAAAGACGAGGAGGGACTGGTTTTCGGCCACCTGGGCGCCGACGGCCACGTTGATTTTCACGATCTTACCGCCGATCGGGGGTCTGACATCTGCCATATTCTGTTTACTCCTTATCCCGCCCTTGCCCCGTTAGAGGCGAACACAACCAAACAAATACCCTTATGCCTGACTTTAACGCCTCGCTAGCGAACGCTTCTAACGGGGTTTGCAGGATGATTGATTAACTGTATCTTAATAAGGTATCCCGGGCAAGTATTTTCGGTATTTATTTCCAAGCCGGGGATTCTATTTTTTACCGGCCATCAGGTCAACCCCGCACATAACAGACAGGACACCCCAAAATCCTGCTTTTTCCGCCCTGAATGCTTTTTATTGCGTGGTTTTCTAACACTATTTATGTGCGGGGTCAACATATTGCTCAATAATTTTTCCCACCATATGCCGGGCGTCGAAATTGGGGAAGATGAGTTTTTGGCCGTTCGCTCCCATCTGCCGGGCCTGGTCCGGGTTTTTCAGCAGGAAGATAATGGCCTGGGCCATCTGGTCCAGGGATTCCTTGGTCTGCTTGGCCGAGACCGGGGCCGGTATCAGGAATCCGGTTTGGGAGCTGATAACCAGTTCCCGGGCGCCGTCCACGTCGAATGACACCACCGGCTTGCCCAGTGAAAACGACTGCGGAATGGTCCGGGCCAGGCCTTCCCTTAATGACGGATGGACCAGAATGTCAATGGCCTGAATCATGGAGGGAATCCGGTCCGGCGGGACCAGCCCGGTGAAGACAAACCAATCCTCCAGTCCCCGGCCATTGATCTCCCTTTTTATCCGGCCGCTTAACGACCCGTCGCCCACGAACAGGAATTTCACCTCGGGCACGGCGCGGATAATCCGGACGGCGATTTGCAGGACATATTCGTGGCCCTTGAGCGGGAACAGCCGGGCAATCGTGCCGACCACCTTATGGCGGCTTTCCAATCCCAGCCGGCGCCGAACTGTTTCCTGGGACTCCGTCACCTTGAATTTATCCAGTTCCAGGGCGCTGTAGATGGTGGTGTATTTTTCGGGCGTGCCGATACCGGCCTTGAGCGACTGGGCGGTCATGGCGTCAGCCACGCTGATGAATTTGCTGGTCACCCAAGAAGCGGTCTTTTCCGCCAGGATGTAGAGGAAATTAACCAGCTTATTCTGGTAGGGATAAAACGACAGCCCGTGCAGGGTATGGACGATAATCTTGACGCCGGACAGGAATGCGGCCCAGCGGCCCAGGATGCCGGCCTTGGCGCTGTGGGTATGGACGATATCGGGCTTCAGGCGGCGCATCAGGATAAGCAGTTTGATAAAGGCGATGATTTCCAGGAAGGGATTGATATTCCGGCGCAGCTCCGGGACGATAATCAGTTCCACGCCGCTGTCCTTGACCCGCTTGATAAGCTCGCCCTCCGGGCCCAGGGCCGGGCCGGAAATCAGGACCACCTTGTATTCCGGGCGGGTCTGCAGACCCTCCACGGTCAGGATGGTGTTTTCCTGCGCGCCGCCCAGAATCAGCCGGGTGATGATGTGGACCACGGTTATCGGAGCATCTTTTTTTATCATTTACTATAACTTTATCGGTATTTTTGTATAATAACAAGAGTAATCGCAGTCAATTATTTGAGGGTTATTCCGTTATGCGTTCTATCAAACAACTGTCATTAAAGGAACTCAAGGCCTGGCTTAAGGATAACCAGGAGCCGGCCTATCGGGCCGAACAGATATTCCACTGGCTTTATTCGGATGGTGTGCGCGGTTTTGACGGAATGACCAACCTGTCCGCGCCCTTGCGGGAAAAACTGGCCGGGCAGTTTGACATCTCGCCGCTTAAATTGAGCAACAAACTGGTGTCATTTATCGATAACACCGAGAAATACCTGCTGGAACTGCCGGACGGCCGGACCATCGAGAGCGTGGTCATGCCATACCCAAGGCGCTGCACCATCTGCATCTCTACCCAGGTGGGTTGCCGGTTCCACTGCGTCTTCTGCGCCAGCGGAAAAAAGGGACTGATTCGCAATCTGGCCGTAGACGAGATACTGGAGCAGGTTGTTCTGGGCAAGCAGGAAGACCACCAGATTACCCACATCGTGTTCATGGGCATGGGCGAGCCGCTGGATAACCTGGATAATGTCATCAAGGCCATCGGGGTGTTTAATGACCCGAACGCCTTTAATATCGGGGCCCGCCGGATGACCATCTCGACCTGCGGAATTCCGTCCGGAATCCGGAAACTGATGAGCCTGCACCTGCAGGTGGAATTGTCGGTCTCGTTACACGCGGCCAACGATGCGCTGCGCTCCCGGCTGATGCCGATAAACAAGCAATACCCGCTGAAATCACTGATAAGGGAATTGAAGGAATATATCAAGCAGACCAACCGCCAGGTGACCTTTGAATATATCATGATCGACAAACTTAACTCATCCGATAAGGATGCGCTGGAGCTGGCCCGGCTGCTCAAGGGGATGGAATGCAAGGTTAACCTGATTCCGTTTAACACCACCAGCGCGGCCCGGGATTTTAAGCCGCCCATCGCATCGGAAATAAAGCGGTTTCAGAAGACCTTAGCGACCGAGGGCGTAAAGAATACCCTGCGCGATTCCCGGGGCGCGGATATCCAGGGCGCCTGCGGGCAATTGAGCTTGTCAACCAGATGATGAACCCCGCACATAAGCTTGTGCAGTAGCAGTGGTAACGGATTTGTGACAAGCGACTATTAGAAATATTTATTGAAAGCGTAAATTTATGAGCGGGGTAAAGATATTAGGCATCGATTACGGCAAGAAGCGCATCGGACTGGCTATCAGCGTGCCGGGCACCAGTTTCGCCGTGGGCTATAAGATTCTGGAGGTTGATCCGGCCGAACCGCCGGTTTCGGTGATAGAAAATATCCGGGAGATTGTCGGCAAGGAGCACATCTCAGCGCTGGTCATCGGGCTGCCCAAGCAATTTGACAATACGCTGGGCATCGCCGGCAAAGAGGTGATGCGCTTTGCCGATGAGGTTAAGAAAAATATTGCCGTTCCGGTGGTCATGTGGGATGAAAGACTGACCTCCAAGCAGGCCGAGGTGTTATTGCGGGATGTCAACATGTCGCATAAGGACAAGCGCGAGCAGGTTAATGTCACGGCGGCCCAGGTGATGCTTCAAAGCTACCTGGACGCCCAAGCCAGCCGGGTCCCGGCCGACGCACCCGAAGGGACCGCCCCGAAAGCATTCGGGGAACCCGAACCGAATGAAAAGGAACATGAGTCACCCCATTAGAAGTGACAATAGCGGAGAGAAAATGATGGCACAAAGATTTAAACCTGATATTACGGACACTTCTAACGGGGTAAACGATTACCAGCAGGTAAAAAAGAGTTATCAATCAGCTGATTTGGCCAACCGCTACGATAAAAAGCGGTTCAAGGAATCGGCCCGCAAGCAATTGCTCAACCGCCAGCTGATGACCGCCCTGACCGGCGTGTTAAATTACGCCGGAACAAACGGCTGCCGGATTGATTCGGTGCTGGACATGCCCTGCGGGACCGGCCGGGCGTTTTCCACGCTGCTGAATAAGGGCATCAGGTTTATCGGGGCGGATATCTCCCTGGAAATGATGCTCCAATCGCGGTCTATCCCGGACGCCAAGGATGCGCCGCTGGTCCAGTGCGACGGAGCCCGGATGCCGTTCAAGAACGGTAGTTTCGACGCCATCGCTTCCCTGCGTTTCCTAACCACGTTTATTCCGCAGGAGGCGCGGGCGCCGATTTTCCGGGAGATGAGCCGGGTCAGCCGGGGCTGGGTCATAATCGAGTGCCGGCACGAAAATATCCTGAGCATTGTGGGCGAATGGATATTCCAAAACATCCTGCGCCGGCCGCCCAGGTTCAATTATTTCTCGCGGGACGCCATCAAACAGGAGCTGGAACAAGCCGGGATAAAACTAGAAAAGGTTTACTGCCCTTACGGCTTGTCCTCAAACAAATGGCTGCTGCTCGGGCGGGTGATGCCCGGCTGCTGTAATAAAACATGAACGCCTTTAGCAATAAGATAAAATGGCGCCACGTGTTTATAAATAACGCCCTGCCCAAACAGTTCAAGATAAGCGCCATAGCCATCTTCGGCCTGTTAGTCTGCTACGCCCTGCTGCGCCTGGGGTTTTTCCTGGCCAATCGCGGGTTCTTTGTTGATGTCAGCGCCGGTGAAATTCTGTGGTCTTTTA
The genomic region above belongs to Planctomycetota bacterium and contains:
- a CDS encoding nucleotidyltransferase — protein: MKSLNAHKVRYVVIGATAFPVYGYSRATMDIDIFIKPTRSNAQATLRALKSFGYDTSDLSLADMLTKKVLIRQYLVETDIHPFVKGISFEQVWKNRVEHKIGKTTACFAGLDDLIQMKKSAGRAKDKEDLKVLKKLKTKPI
- the fabF gene encoding beta-ketoacyl-ACP synthase II is translated as MQTCIERSESKQRVVITGLGGVTSLGHTAEETWQALLAGKSGAAKITAFDTTGFDVNFACEVKNFNTDNYFPVPQAKRLDRFAQFGLVAAIQAVKDAGVDFTRENPHRVGCIIGSGVGGFVEFGEQQTRLIQKGPSRVSPFTIPKVMMNSASGQVAIHYGLKGPNFSVASACASSNHAIGVAFKIIQMGLADMIITGGSEAAITGLGMAGFASLKALSTRNDVPEKASRPFDKNRDGFVMGEGSGVFIFETLEHAQARGARIHAEMLGFGMNDDGYHITAPDPEGDGAMMTMKLALDDAGLKPEQVSYINAHGTSTAYNDLTETKAIKKLFGAHARKLAISSTKSMLGHLLGGSGAVELLAVVLSIRDNIVHPTINYETPDPDCDLDYVPNQSRKMEVNAALSNSFGFGGHNATLCVGKYKK
- the acpP gene encoding acyl carrier protein is translated as MPTKQEIQDKVTEIICKQLGVAKEKVSIGTSFVNDLGADSLDQVELIMEMEESFGLSIPDEEAEKIQTVGDAVKYIEGALATKV
- a CDS encoding acetyl-CoA carboxylase biotin carboxyl carrier protein subunit, coding for MADVRPPIGGKIVKINVAVGAQVAENQSLLVFEAMKMEMDMPAPAAGTVKEVKVKEGQVVDTETVLMVIE
- a CDS encoding glycosyltransferase family 4 protein, whose amino-acid sequence is MIKKDAPITVVHIITRLILGGAQENTILTVEGLQTRPEYKVVLISGPALGPEGELIKRVKDSGVELIIVPELRRNINPFLEIIAFIKLLILMRRLKPDIVHTHSAKAGILGRWAAFLSGVKIIVHTLHGLSFYPYQNKLVNFLYILAEKTASWVTSKFISVADAMTAQSLKAGIGTPEKYTTIYSALELDKFKVTESQETVRRRLGLESRHKVVGTIARLFPLKGHEYVLQIAVRIIRAVPEVKFLFVGDGSLSGRIKREINGRGLEDWFVFTGLVPPDRIPSMIQAIDILVHPSLREGLARTIPQSFSLGKPVVSFDVDGARELVISSQTGFLIPAPVSAKQTKESLDQMAQAIIFLLKNPDQARQMGANGQKLIFPNFDARHMVGKIIEQYVDPAHK
- the rlmN gene encoding 23S rRNA (adenine(2503)-C(2))-methyltransferase RlmN, translating into MRSIKQLSLKELKAWLKDNQEPAYRAEQIFHWLYSDGVRGFDGMTNLSAPLREKLAGQFDISPLKLSNKLVSFIDNTEKYLLELPDGRTIESVVMPYPRRCTICISTQVGCRFHCVFCASGKKGLIRNLAVDEILEQVVLGKQEDHQITHIVFMGMGEPLDNLDNVIKAIGVFNDPNAFNIGARRMTISTCGIPSGIRKLMSLHLQVELSVSLHAANDALRSRLMPINKQYPLKSLIRELKEYIKQTNRQVTFEYIMIDKLNSSDKDALELARLLKGMECKVNLIPFNTTSAARDFKPPIASEIKRFQKTLATEGVKNTLRDSRGADIQGACGQLSLSTR
- the ruvX gene encoding Holliday junction resolvase RuvX codes for the protein MSGVKILGIDYGKKRIGLAISVPGTSFAVGYKILEVDPAEPPVSVIENIREIVGKEHISALVIGLPKQFDNTLGIAGKEVMRFADEVKKNIAVPVVMWDERLTSKQAEVLLRDVNMSHKDKREQVNVTAAQVMLQSYLDAQASRVPADAPEGTAPKAFGEPEPNEKEHESPH
- a CDS encoding class I SAM-dependent methyltransferase, which gives rise to MMAQRFKPDITDTSNGVNDYQQVKKSYQSADLANRYDKKRFKESARKQLLNRQLMTALTGVLNYAGTNGCRIDSVLDMPCGTGRAFSTLLNKGIRFIGADISLEMMLQSRSIPDAKDAPLVQCDGARMPFKNGSFDAIASLRFLTTFIPQEARAPIFREMSRVSRGWVIIECRHENILSIVGEWIFQNILRRPPRFNYFSRDAIKQELEQAGIKLEKVYCPYGLSSNKWLLLGRVMPGCCNKT